From a single Glycine soja cultivar W05 chromosome 19, ASM419377v2, whole genome shotgun sequence genomic region:
- the LOC114398781 gene encoding uncharacterized protein LOC114398781 produces the protein MAVAFLQQLEGFTIRPEVNDHWKWAAEPSGCYSTKSAYKAIHHVTVEDGQDGKFKELWKLRVPLKVAIFMWRLIQDKLPTKVNLKKKRVELQEYLCPFCRLVEETCHLFFHCSKISPLWWESQSWVNMMGVFPYNPDQHFIQHICGASAGLQGKRWQWWWFALTYSIWKHRNNIIFSNAAFDDQKLMEDAVFMLWSWLRCLEKNFSLHFNQWSSNLKDVFLRTAT, from the coding sequence ATGGCGGTAGCTTTCCTCCAACAGCTGGAAGGGTTCACAATCAGGCCGGAAGTAAATGATCATTGGAAGTGGGCGGCAGAGCCTAGTGGCTGTTATTCGACTAAGAGTGCATACAAGGCAATTCATCATGTCACAGTGGAAGATGGACAGGATGGAAAGTTCAAGGAGCTATGGAAGCTTAGGGTCCCATTGAAAGTGGCTATCTTCATGTGGAGGCTGATTCAAGACAAATTGCCAACTAAAGTTAATCTGAAAAAGAAGCGGGTTGAGTTACAAGAGTACTTGTGTCCTTTCTGCAGATTAGTGGAAGAGACATGCCACTTATTCTTCCACTGCAGTAAAATTAGTCCCCTATGGTGGGAGTCACAGTCATGGGTAAATATGATGGGCGTTTTCCCTTATAATCCGGATCAGCATTTTATTCAGCATATTTGTGGAGCTTCTGCAGGGTTGCAGGGAAAAAGATGGCAGTGGTGGTGGTTTGCTCTCACTTACTCGATTTGGAAGCATAGGAACAACATTATTTTCTCCAATGCTGCTTTTGATGACCAGAAATTAATGGAAGATGCAGTGTTCATGTTATGGTCATGGCTCAGatgtttggaaaaaaatttctcTTTACATTTCAATCAATGGTCCTCAAATCTCAAAGATGTCTTTCTTAGGACAGCAACTTAG
- the LOC114400703 gene encoding histone H2A.Z-specific chaperone CHZ1-like, with protein MAEHNDPPQEPTLPSKRMSDPDLQDLPSKIPKLDLKETLPTANDNDLQNDDEDDDDNDDDEEEQEDNRKGKGIMRDDKGKGKMIVEEEDDDDDDSDEDSASDDDGSDFSNDSLTEVDLNNILPSRTRGRTVSSGVHIAGDSGNAAAAVAAGIDDEDSDSDDSDA; from the coding sequence ATGGCTGAACACAACGACCCACCCCAAGAACCCACATTGCCCTCCAAGCGCATGTCCGATCCCGACCTCCAAGACCTCCCTTCCAAAATCCCCAAGCTCGACCTCAAAGAAACACTACCCACTGCAAACGACAACGACCTCCAAAACGACGATGAAGATGACGACGACAACGACGACGACGAGGAGGAGCAGGAGGATAACCGAAAGGGAAAGGGGATTATGCGTGACGACAAGGGCAAAGGGAAAATGAttgtagaagaagaagacgaCGACGACGATGATTCCGACGAGGATAGTGCTAGCGACGACGACGGAAGCGATTTCTCTAACGACTCGCTCACGGAGGTCGATTTGAATAACATTCTGCCGTCCAGGACTCGGGGGCGGACGGTGAGTTCCGGAGTGCACATTGCCGGTGACTCGGGGAATGCTGCTGCTGCCGTGGCCGCGGGCATTGACGACGAAGATAGCGACAGCGACGATAGCGATGCTTGA